The genomic stretch GTCCCACGGTTCACAGCCGCCGTTCCAGGGCTGCCCGCTCAGCTCTGCCGGCCAGACCAGGGCGGGGCAGTCGGAGAGCAGCGAGGCATGGTCTCGCCCCACCACCGGTGCGAACCCGCCAGCGGGGCCAGTGCTCAGGCCCCCGCACTCGCAGGCGTCCGCAAAGCCGTAGACGGGCAGACCGAGCGTCCGTGCCAGCGGAGCGGCAGTCTGGACGGCTCGGGTCATCAGGCTGCTGTACAGGTGGGTGATTCCCCTGCATACGCTGTCTGTCGCAGCCCAGTCCGCGAACCGTGCCGCCTGCTCGTGACCGAGCGACGTCAGGGGCGGATCGGGAAGACGATGACGGGCAAAATCCGGCAATCCCTCCAGCGGGTTGTTGCTCGACTGGGCGTGACGGATCAGCAGGACGCGCACGGGGCAGGCTAACATCGTGCCCGTTGCCGCTGCTCGAGAGTTGAGCCTGCCCCTACAAGTCCCTCCGGCTGAACCGCCACATCGCCGTACCCACGGCCAGCACCAGCAGCGCGGCGGCCCACACGACCAGCCCGGCAGGAATGGGCGTGCTGGATGTGAAGGGATTCGCGCCCCGCGACAGGTCACCGACCTGCAACATGAATTCGGGTTGCAGGTGGTAGCTGGCCCCCAGCCACAGGGCGTTGCTGGGCATCAGGGCGTTGGCGACCCGGCCCAGCGTGACCAGCGTGGGGGTGTCGGCCAGCCGGCCGATGGCGCTGAGGATGCCGCCCGTGAAGCCCACGCCGTACAGCACGAACACGCCGATGCCGTTGGCGAGGGTGGTGAACAGCGTGCTGCCCAGCACGGTCAGGGCGGTGAGCATCAGCACGGCCAGCAGAATCAGGGCCAGCGCCAGCCCCGGCGCGGGCGGCAGGTAGCCGGTGATGGCGTACACGCCGCCCAGCAGCGCGGTGCCCAGCAGCGCCACGTACACGACATTCACCGCGCCGAAGCCCAGGAAGCGCCCCAGCACGACCTGGGCGCGGCTGACCGGCCGGGCGATCACGCTCTGCATGACGCCGTTCTCGATGTCCGCACTGACCGCGCCGACGGTCGAGAGCACGGCCATCAGCGAGCCCAGGAAGTACACGAGGTACATGCCGAACAGCGCCGACGAGATCACGGGGATGTTGCCGGCCCCGGTGGCGCTGCGACCGTCAAGGCCCGCGTCGATGGCCCGCTGGTCGAGGGTCTGTTCCAGCCGCAGCACACCGTACAGGAAAAAGCCGATGAACAGCACGCTCAGGACGACCAGCACAGTCACGAGGCGCTTGCGGAAGGCCTCGCGCAGGGAGAGTTCCGCGATCAGCAGGGCGTTACGCATGGGCGACCTCCGGAGCGTAGGACGCCTCGGGCGTGTCCTCGATCAGCTCCAGGAACAAGGTCTCCAGATCGGGGCGGCGGGGCGTCAGGGCGTACAGGTGTGCCCCGCTGTC from Deinococcus sp. AB2017081 encodes the following:
- a CDS encoding histidine phosphatase family protein, producing the protein MRVLLIRHAQSSNNPLEGLPDFARHRLPDPPLTSLGHEQAARFADWAATDSVCRGITHLYSSLMTRAVQTAAPLARTLGLPVYGFADACECGGLSTGPAGGFAPVVGRDHASLLSDCPALVWPAELSGQPWNGGCEPWDVVQFARRAERVVARLLDGADDAAVVALVTHHDFAQFLLAELLKLSPTDSHGPIFRLDNTGSALVELAADGQPRTLHWLNRRPHLHMR
- a CDS encoding ABC transporter permease, with protein sequence MRNALLIAELSLREAFRKRLVTVLVVLSVLFIGFFLYGVLRLEQTLDQRAIDAGLDGRSATGAGNIPVISSALFGMYLVYFLGSLMAVLSTVGAVSADIENGVMQSVIARPVSRAQVVLGRFLGFGAVNVVYVALLGTALLGGVYAITGYLPPAPGLALALILLAVLMLTALTVLGSTLFTTLANGIGVFVLYGVGFTGGILSAIGRLADTPTLVTLGRVANALMPSNALWLGASYHLQPEFMLQVGDLSRGANPFTSSTPIPAGLVVWAAALLVLAVGTAMWRFSRRDL